Proteins encoded within one genomic window of Aerococcus viridans:
- a CDS encoding alpha/beta hydrolase has product MKTWTKAALGALTGIVASQIIRARKVNISYAAQLVEDSLTLASSILPGQNSNYDRLYSVAYNRNELPLELTLIKRSMGFDYLDGFTDTFTVQNMQKDSQSPSSQRLEKVVFYLSGGGYWLQPTLLHFNMARKLADLTNRQVVMPIYPKGPTHKVVDAHKMILKRYLYLIEEKGIAPENIAILGDSTGGALAVSFMQQLRDYGLPLPESAVLIAPILDGTLQNFLVEYDHVEYEPFLQPKLIALETETFAKPFPAISPLVSPWYGAFNDLPPILVVSGTRDLTLTYTLALKEKVEAEGLPIYFDIHQHMVHIFPIYPIPEADEALEMIAEFVAKVREPTPRKETLEV; this is encoded by the coding sequence ATGAAAACTTGGACAAAAGCCGCATTGGGTGCATTAACAGGTATTGTTGCCAGTCAAATAATCAGGGCCCGTAAGGTGAATATTTCTTACGCTGCGCAATTGGTCGAGGATAGTCTGACCCTGGCTTCCAGTATTCTTCCTGGTCAAAATTCCAACTATGACCGCCTTTATTCCGTCGCCTACAACCGTAATGAATTGCCCCTAGAACTCACCTTGATCAAGCGTTCAATGGGTTTTGATTATTTAGACGGTTTCACAGATACCTTTACCGTGCAAAACATGCAAAAGGACAGCCAGTCACCAAGCTCACAAAGGTTAGAAAAGGTCGTTTTCTATCTTTCGGGTGGTGGCTATTGGTTACAACCAACTTTATTGCACTTTAATATGGCCCGTAAATTGGCAGACCTAACTAATCGACAAGTAGTCATGCCCATATATCCAAAGGGACCAACCCACAAGGTTGTTGATGCGCACAAAATGATTTTAAAACGCTACTTATATTTAATCGAAGAGAAGGGGATTGCCCCAGAAAATATTGCGATTCTTGGTGATTCGACAGGTGGCGCTTTGGCGGTTTCCTTTATGCAGCAATTGCGTGACTATGGTTTACCTTTGCCAGAGTCGGCAGTACTTATCGCGCCTATTTTGGATGGCACCTTGCAAAATTTCCTGGTAGAATATGACCATGTGGAGTACGAACCCTTTCTACAACCGAAATTAATTGCGCTTGAAACAGAAACTTTCGCTAAACCCTTTCCAGCAATTAGTCCTTTAGTTTCACCATGGTATGGAGCATTTAATGACTTACCACCTATATTAGTCGTGAGTGGAACGAGAGATTTAACCTTGACTTATACACTTGCCTTGAAAGAAAAAGTTGAAGCTGAGGGATTACCGATTTATTTCGATATCCACCAACATATGGTCCACATCTTCCCAATTTACCCGATTCCTGAAGCAGATGAGGCACTAGAAATGATAGCGGAATTTGTAGCTAAGGTGCGAGAGCCGACGCCAAGAAAGGAAACGTTGGAAGTTTGA
- a CDS encoding pyruvate kinase — MTNQKTQINNIYKDLYLEVSDLRKNVYKDGQQIYASWDPSTLREDFKEAALNFAYYVALRRRDIRSLQLKLGNLGLSSLGRLEGHVLATLDLVVYHLAKSANMPAVDIPEHMTKTSQGQGSTLDQLTKDFFGSGAEDRYSRIMVTMPNEAATDQDLVDQMVKAGLDVARINCAHDDVSTWRKMVENIHQAGKKYERDIKIFTDIAGPKVRIQAIYTTLQDPKLYEGDIFFLTSDTTLKDFYDCEIVLSCPIPEIIQDLKVDEAVSLDDGKIIGKVQKSYPEGVKIRITQMASNGKKVKATKGINFPDRELNIPVLTDKDIDDLAFSKEEADVIGFSFVHNLEDVRQINQVMADKVTNDEEKLATIKLETVSGFENLINIIIEANRYRPTGIMIARGDLAVEVGYLRLSVVQEEILWFCEAAQIPVIWATQVLESLVKSGVPSRAEISDVSMGSRAECVMLNKGEHILEGINLLRSILEDIDEHQFKKTALMKQLNVANTIFE; from the coding sequence ATGACAAACCAGAAAACGCAAATAAATAATATTTACAAAGATTTATATTTAGAAGTATCCGATTTACGTAAAAACGTCTATAAGGATGGCCAACAAATTTATGCATCCTGGGATCCTTCCACTCTCCGTGAAGATTTTAAAGAAGCAGCCTTAAATTTTGCCTATTATGTTGCCCTTCGTCGCCGAGATATCCGCAGTCTACAATTAAAACTGGGCAATCTTGGTCTTTCTTCACTTGGTCGTCTCGAAGGCCATGTATTAGCTACCCTTGATTTAGTCGTTTATCATCTCGCCAAAAGTGCGAATATGCCTGCAGTTGACATTCCTGAACATATGACGAAAACCAGTCAAGGACAGGGGTCTACACTTGACCAACTCACCAAAGATTTCTTTGGCTCAGGTGCTGAGGATCGTTATTCCCGCATTATGGTAACTATGCCCAATGAAGCCGCCACTGACCAAGACCTAGTTGATCAAATGGTAAAGGCTGGTTTAGACGTCGCCCGTATTAACTGTGCACATGATGATGTATCTACTTGGCGGAAAATGGTTGAAAATATTCATCAAGCTGGCAAGAAATACGAGCGTGACATTAAAATTTTCACCGACATTGCTGGTCCTAAAGTACGAATTCAAGCCATCTATACTACTCTACAAGACCCCAAGCTCTATGAGGGAGATATTTTTTTCCTCACAAGCGATACGACATTAAAAGACTTTTATGATTGTGAAATTGTCTTATCTTGTCCAATTCCAGAAATTATTCAAGATTTAAAGGTTGATGAGGCGGTGTCACTTGATGATGGTAAAATTATAGGTAAAGTCCAAAAATCTTATCCTGAAGGAGTAAAAATTCGCATCACCCAAATGGCATCAAACGGTAAGAAAGTGAAAGCCACGAAAGGCATCAACTTCCCTGATCGTGAGTTAAATATCCCTGTATTAACTGATAAAGATATCGATGATTTGGCTTTTTCTAAAGAAGAAGCTGACGTGATTGGCTTCTCTTTCGTTCATAACTTAGAAGACGTACGCCAAATCAACCAAGTCATGGCTGACAAAGTAACCAATGACGAAGAAAAATTAGCGACGATCAAACTAGAAACCGTCTCTGGTTTTGAGAATCTCATCAATATCATTATCGAAGCAAATCGCTACCGACCAACAGGCATTATGATCGCTAGAGGAGACTTAGCTGTAGAAGTTGGCTATCTCCGACTATCAGTTGTCCAAGAAGAAATTCTTTGGTTCTGCGAGGCTGCGCAAATTCCTGTGATTTGGGCCACCCAGGTTCTTGAGTCCTTGGTAAAATCAGGTGTACCTTCACGTGCTGAAATTTCAGATGTGTCTATGGGGTCACGAGCTGAATGTGTCATGTTAAATAAAGGTGAACATATCCTCGAAGGGATTAATCTCTTACGGTCAATTTTAGAAGACATTGATGAACACCAATTCAAAAAGACAGCCTTAATGAAACAATTAAACGTAGCCAATACCATTTTCGAATGA
- a CDS encoding DUF2188 domain-containing protein gives MPWNMQDYPDSLKNFDEVERKKIIEIMNAMEAAGYKEEDLIPIAIQQGKEWYQNASDTEISEVKQATNPKKSDKHDTESANPDLMDEDVQVKFDHENAQWQVITVKAKRAADTFDLKEDAMKRAKEIADNKGTKVITYTKDGKRQ, from the coding sequence ATGCCATGGAATATGCAAGATTATCCTGACAGCTTAAAAAACTTTGATGAGGTTGAACGCAAGAAGATTATTGAGATCATGAATGCTATGGAAGCAGCGGGTTACAAAGAGGAAGATTTAATACCCATTGCAATCCAGCAAGGGAAAGAGTGGTACCAGAATGCTTCTGATACAGAGATTTCGGAAGTTAAACAGGCAACCAACCCCAAAAAGAGCGATAAGCATGATACTGAATCAGCCAATCCTGATTTGATGGATGAGGACGTTCAAGTGAAATTTGATCACGAGAATGCGCAATGGCAAGTGATTACCGTGAAGGCAAAACGGGCTGCGGATACTTTTGATTTAAAAGAGGATGCTATGAAGCGGGCTAAGGAAATTGCTGATAATAAGGGGACAAAAGTCATTACCTATACTAAGGATGGTAAGCGACAATAA
- a CDS encoding aldehyde dehydrogenase family protein — protein MKKYNNFINGEWTAPTNNEYKEVENPTTEETIAQVAYSANEDVDQAVEAAKTAFPAWNNLSLEERTGYVEKLLDEIKAHKEEIRDIIVEEFGAAKTFSESGQVGLAIDEMSATVEAIKDYNLTEEIGNTKVIKEGYGVVAAITPWNYPLNQIQRKITPALLAGNTVVVKPASDTPLTAVKLFELAEKVGFPKGVFNLILGSGSGAGNYLAEHEDVAVVSFTGSTEVGQGLYENAAKGIKHIILELGGKSALVYLPGGDLSFAVKKAMGTILNNQGQTCTALTRLLVPKDELADVEAEVKSFYEDNVVIGDPADPNTLVGPMVSANQKKTVLEYIEKGKAEGAKVLVGDKKPAIETGHFVTPTVFTNVTNDMTIAQEEIFGPVLVIITYDTEEEAIEIANDSIYGLSGAVVGPTEDAYRVAKQLRTGNIFVNKSERNPLAPFGGYKQSGLGRENGLYGVEDYLETKAIFLED, from the coding sequence ATGAAAAAGTATAACAATTTCATTAACGGTGAGTGGACAGCCCCTACCAATAATGAATACAAAGAAGTAGAAAACCCGACAACTGAAGAAACGATTGCCCAAGTTGCATACTCTGCAAATGAAGATGTTGACCAAGCAGTTGAAGCAGCTAAGACCGCCTTTCCTGCTTGGAATAATCTATCTCTTGAAGAAAGAACCGGTTATGTAGAAAAATTATTAGATGAAATCAAAGCCCACAAAGAAGAGATTCGTGACATTATTGTTGAAGAATTTGGTGCTGCCAAGACCTTCTCCGAGTCAGGACAAGTTGGTTTAGCCATTGATGAAATGTCAGCTACAGTTGAGGCCATTAAAGATTACAATTTAACGGAAGAAATTGGAAATACTAAAGTGATTAAAGAAGGTTATGGTGTAGTTGCTGCCATCACACCTTGGAACTATCCATTAAATCAAATTCAACGGAAAATAACACCTGCTTTATTAGCTGGGAATACCGTAGTTGTTAAACCAGCATCTGATACACCACTCACTGCAGTTAAACTATTTGAATTGGCTGAAAAAGTAGGATTTCCAAAAGGTGTATTCAACCTAATCCTTGGAAGTGGTAGTGGTGCTGGTAACTATCTAGCAGAACATGAAGATGTTGCCGTTGTTTCCTTTACTGGGTCAACTGAAGTTGGTCAAGGACTTTATGAAAATGCTGCTAAAGGCATCAAACACATCATCCTTGAACTAGGTGGTAAATCTGCGTTGGTTTACTTACCTGGTGGCGATTTATCCTTTGCCGTTAAAAAAGCAATGGGGACTATTTTAAACAACCAAGGGCAAACTTGTACTGCACTTACAAGACTATTAGTGCCTAAAGACGAATTAGCTGATGTAGAAGCTGAAGTAAAATCTTTCTATGAAGACAATGTCGTTATCGGTGATCCTGCTGATCCAAATACGCTTGTTGGTCCAATGGTATCCGCTAATCAAAAGAAAACAGTACTCGAATATATTGAAAAAGGTAAAGCTGAAGGGGCTAAAGTTTTAGTCGGTGATAAAAAACCAGCCATTGAAACTGGTCATTTTGTAACACCTACTGTCTTTACAAACGTGACTAATGATATGACGATTGCCCAAGAAGAAATTTTTGGTCCTGTACTTGTCATCATCACATATGATACTGAAGAAGAAGCGATTGAAATCGCAAACGACTCAATCTATGGCCTTTCAGGTGCGGTAGTTGGACCTACTGAAGATGCTTATAGAGTAGCTAAGCAATTACGAACTGGTAATATCTTTGTAAACAAATCAGAACGTAACCCACTTGCACCATTTGGTGGCTACAAACAATCCGGCCTAGGTCGCGAAAACGGTCTTTACGGTGTTGAAGACTACTTAGAAACAAAAGCGATTTTCTTAGAAGATTAA
- a CDS encoding Gfo/Idh/MocA family protein codes for MKLGIAGTGKVVEQFLPVIAELPEIQVTAINSTPKSVDKAIAFQKQYGIDQVYSDYTQFLTEADIDTVYVAVINNLHFPFAKEALLHGKHVICEKPFTMSQKELIELERLSIDYDLVLAEAVTGQFVENYGKIRELLPLLGDIKLVECNFSKYSSKYDSFTAGNVLPAFDIKNGGGALMDLNSSNIHFVVGLIGKPKKVTYYPNIENAIDTSGVLIMDYGYTKGVCMASKDSTGKNGATIQGTKGTITVNSATNRVTSFDIWTNDGYTDHFELNTCEHKMGAEFKIFANWIDHKDTMYAEEHLAQSLTVMEVLDMAIADSNLIEEPFWEPKLTF; via the coding sequence TTGAAATTAGGGATAGCGGGGACTGGAAAAGTAGTCGAACAATTTTTACCGGTAATTGCTGAGTTGCCAGAAATACAAGTAACTGCAATTAACTCAACACCTAAAAGCGTTGACAAGGCAATCGCCTTTCAAAAACAATATGGCATTGACCAAGTGTATAGTGATTACACCCAATTTTTGACTGAAGCAGATATTGATACAGTGTATGTTGCCGTCATTAATAACTTACATTTTCCTTTTGCTAAGGAAGCCTTACTTCATGGTAAGCATGTGATATGTGAGAAACCTTTTACGATGTCACAAAAGGAATTAATTGAATTGGAACGACTATCCATTGATTACGATTTAGTATTGGCTGAAGCTGTAACAGGGCAGTTCGTTGAAAATTATGGTAAAATCCGCGAACTTTTACCACTTCTTGGAGATATTAAGTTAGTTGAATGCAATTTCTCAAAATATTCGAGTAAGTATGACTCTTTCACAGCTGGTAACGTTTTACCGGCCTTTGATATCAAAAATGGGGGCGGTGCCTTAATGGATTTAAATTCATCCAATATCCATTTCGTTGTTGGCTTAATTGGGAAACCAAAGAAAGTTACATACTACCCCAACATCGAGAATGCTATCGATACATCTGGCGTTTTAATCATGGACTATGGATACACAAAAGGCGTATGCATGGCTTCAAAGGATTCTACAGGAAAAAATGGGGCAACTATTCAAGGGACTAAAGGTACTATTACAGTCAACAGCGCTACTAATAGGGTCACTTCATTTGATATTTGGACAAATGATGGCTATACGGATCATTTCGAATTGAATACATGCGAGCATAAAATGGGTGCAGAATTTAAGATTTTTGCAAATTGGATTGATCATAAGGATACCATGTATGCAGAAGAACACTTAGCCCAAAGTTTAACGGTTATGGAAGTCCTAGATATGGCTATTGCTGATTCAAACTTAATAGAAGAACCGTTTTGGGAACCAAAATTGACATTTTAA
- a CDS encoding ClC family H(+)/Cl(-) exchange transporter, protein MHEGRLNYRLGLLSVVTGVIVGIVLSGFRLAIPAIMHVVEGVLVWGQTSIWHSIGFVLMFAVIGCIVAWTAKQEPMIGGSGIPQIAGKLSGKLNFSWASVLFYKLLGGLLAIGSGLTLGREGPSVQIGASIGQGVAEVTKTPAKSGKYLIVGAAGAGLATAFNAPVSGIIFCLEELLKKVTRRGFLSATLTIITASLVSIALIGDDAAITIPQALRVEMATYPYLLILGVLLGLSGVLFNKVILWSKAIYSKWTAPTFWKMVFPFVLTALVLLMDVRLIGSGEELILLPFLDNPGLLTLLYLFLAKLVLLGVAFGSGIPGGIFFPLLSLGALVGNLYTSSLYELGLVDAYTITVFTVIAMAAHFAAIVRAPLTGIFLILEMTGGSIQYLLPIAIVTYIAYFVAEVCQSKPVYESLLGLMVND, encoded by the coding sequence ATGCATGAAGGACGATTGAATTATCGTTTGGGTTTATTGTCGGTTGTAACTGGGGTTATCGTGGGAATTGTGTTGTCTGGATTTCGACTGGCTATTCCAGCAATCATGCATGTGGTTGAGGGTGTTTTGGTCTGGGGACAGACTTCGATTTGGCACAGCATCGGCTTTGTTTTGATGTTTGCGGTTATCGGCTGCATTGTGGCTTGGACAGCTAAGCAAGAACCTATGATTGGTGGGTCAGGTATTCCACAAATTGCCGGGAAATTAAGCGGTAAGCTCAATTTTTCATGGGCATCGGTCTTATTTTATAAATTATTAGGTGGTTTATTGGCTATCGGATCAGGTTTGACGCTCGGGCGTGAAGGTCCTTCTGTTCAAATCGGTGCTTCAATCGGCCAAGGGGTGGCAGAAGTTACCAAAACGCCTGCTAAATCCGGTAAATACTTGATTGTTGGGGCTGCAGGAGCCGGTTTAGCCACTGCTTTTAATGCGCCTGTTTCAGGTATCATTTTCTGCTTAGAGGAATTATTGAAGAAGGTTACCCGTCGTGGATTTTTGTCTGCCACTTTAACGATAATTACAGCATCTTTAGTATCGATAGCACTGATCGGAGATGATGCTGCTATCACTATTCCTCAAGCTTTACGTGTGGAAATGGCTACTTACCCTTATTTACTTATTTTAGGGGTCTTGTTAGGGTTATCAGGTGTACTTTTTAATAAAGTTATCTTATGGTCTAAAGCTATATATAGTAAATGGACTGCACCTACTTTTTGGAAAATGGTTTTTCCCTTTGTGCTAACGGCACTTGTACTTTTGATGGATGTGCGGTTAATCGGGTCGGGCGAAGAACTCATTTTGCTACCATTTTTAGATAATCCGGGTCTGTTGACCTTGCTCTATCTATTCCTGGCAAAACTAGTTCTGCTCGGTGTGGCATTCGGGTCAGGAATTCCAGGGGGGATCTTTTTCCCATTATTATCTCTTGGGGCGCTGGTCGGCAACTTGTACACCAGTAGCTTGTATGAATTGGGACTGGTGGACGCATACACGATTACGGTCTTTACTGTCATTGCGATGGCTGCGCATTTTGCGGCTATTGTCCGCGCACCATTAACGGGTATTTTTCTAATATTAGAAATGACAGGAGGGTCTATTCAGTACTTACTACCGATTGCCATCGTCACTTATATCGCTTATTTCGTGGCAGAAGTCTGCCAATCCAAACCGGTATATGAATCCTTGCTTGGGTTGATGGTAAATGACTAA
- the rplS gene encoding 50S ribosomal protein L19, producing MSNLIDQITSEQLRNDVPDFRPGDTVRVHAKVVEGERERIQLFDGVVIQRRGAGISETYTVRKISNGVGVERTFPVHTPRVAKIEVLREGKVRRAKLFYLRDLHGKAARIPERRRKQK from the coding sequence ATGAGTAATTTAATTGATCAAATCACTTCAGAACAACTACGTAACGATGTACCTGACTTCCGTCCTGGTGACACTGTTCGTGTACACGCGAAAGTTGTTGAGGGTGAACGTGAACGTATCCAGTTATTTGACGGTGTTGTTATCCAACGTCGTGGTGCTGGTATCAGCGAAACTTACACAGTTCGTAAAATTTCAAACGGTGTTGGTGTTGAACGTACTTTCCCAGTACACACGCCACGCGTAGCTAAAATTGAAGTATTACGTGAAGGTAAAGTTCGTCGTGCTAAATTGTTCTACTTACGTGACTTACATGGTAAAGCTGCACGTATCCCAGAACGTCGCCGTAAACAAAAATAA